AGGGGCTTTTAGCCACGGAACCGTCCCTTCCGTCCATCCCTACATTTTAGTTAATTACACAGGCCGGCCCCGGGATGTCATGACCGTGGCACACGAGTTGGGACACGGGATTCATCAATACCTTTCAAGGGGACAAGGCTATTTTCAATCGGATACACCCCTGACCACCGCAGAAACCGCCAGCGTTTTCGGGGAAATGCTGGTGTTTCATACACTCAAAGGCAAAGAAACAGACCCCAAAGCGCGCCTGGCTTTACTGTGCGGAAAACTGGAAGATATTTTTGCCACCGTCTTTCGTCAGGTAACCATGACCCGTTTTGAACAACGCCTTCATCATGCAAGACGGGAACAGGGTGAACTGTCGGACACCCCGGTCAACGCCCTTTGGCTTGAAGCAAACCGGAATATGTTTAAAGATTCCGTAGAATTAAGGGAAGATTACGGGTGGTGGTGGCTGTACATTACTCATTTTATTCATTCTCCTTTCTATTGTTACGCTTATGCATTCGGGGAGTTGTTGGTTCTTGCCCTTTATAAATGTTACCTGAATGATGGCCAAACATTTGTTCCCAAATATCTTGATCTCCTATCGGCAGGAGGGTCAGACAAACCCGAAAACCTTTTAAAAAAGGTCGGAGTGGACATTACTGCCTTTAATTTCTGGGACGGAGGACTGGAACTGATCCGAAATTTGGTTGACGAGGCGGAAGATCTTGCAAAGGAAACCGGTTTTTAATTTTTAAAAAGATTCCTCTGTCATATTTTCCGTAAAAAAGAAGGAAACGCTCCCAAAAGTTTGGCCGGGAACAATTATCGGCCATAGTGGCTCCCCCCGGTAGAACCGGATCATCGGTTCCCCCGGAAATAACTCCGCAACCCACTTTTCGGCCCCTCACTTTTTTAAATGAAGATGGTACGGCCCTTTTGAATAACACCAGGGGGCTTTTCAACACATATCCAAAAACCTCCACAATTAAAAAAGCAGGGAACACTTTGAATACCGGAAAACCGGCTCCCTAACCCCGCGGATCCAAGCGAAAACCTTTATGGAACAGGAATTTACTTTTCTCACAGATCTAATTGTCGTTTTCTTTTTCTCAATTTTGGTGGTTACCGTCTTCCAACGGGTGAGACAACCCACCATCATCGGTTTTCTGGTGACCGGAATCCTAATCGGTCCTTACGGTTTGTCTTTAGTCGATGATGTCCGACAGGTGGAGGTTTTGGCCAATATTGGGGTCATCCTTCTTCTTTTCTCTGTAGGCATTGAAGTTTCCATTCAGCAGGTTAGCCGAATTCGAAAAATGGTATTCCTTGGAGGAGGGTTCCAAGTGGGCGTTACCATCCTGCTGGTCACCATTATTTTCTTTCTTTTAAAATTTACCTTTCAGCAAGCCCTGTTTATCGGTTTTCTGCTGAGTTTGAGCAGCACCGCCATTGTATTAAAAATCTTAATGGATCGCGGTGAACTGGACGCTCCCCATGGCCGTTTCTCCCTGGGGATACTCTTATTTCAGGATTTATGCATCGTTCCCCTTATGCTGGTCACCCCCCTCCTTTCTGACTTTACGGGGGATGGATGGAAGGCCATTCCTTGGGCCCTCGGCAAGGCAGCTTTGCTGATTGTATTGACCTTGATTGGGGCGCGCTATTTAATCCCATGGTTCTTATTTCAAATCAGTCGGACCAAAAGCAGGGAAACCTTTGTGATCGGTGTCATTTTATTATGCTTGGGAACCGCATGGCTGACCTCCAAGGCGGGACTCTCTTTAGCCCTCGGAGCATTTATCGCCGGTTTGGTGATTTCCGAATCGGAGTTTCGGCACCAGGTTTTGGCGGAAACCCTTCCTTTTCGCGACGGGCTGTACAGCCTATTTTTTATTTCTGTTGGCATGTTGATGGACATTACCTTTTTAATAGAAAATTGGGCCGAGGTTCTTCTTTGGATCGGGTTAATCCTCATCCTCAAAACGCTCGTGGCAGGAGCCCCCGCTTTTCTTTTCCGATATTCCCACCGGATCGCCGTTTTAATGGGCATGGCTTTGGCCCAGGTGGGAGAATTCTCTTTCGTCTTGGCAACAGTCGGTTTGGACCAGGGAATCATTTCGGCCCAAATTTTCCAGACCTTCCTTTCTGCCTCCATTGTGACCATGATCCTCACCCCGATTCTCATTCAAATGGGTCCATGGGTAGCGGAGCAAGCCGACCGATTTGGAAGCGCCCGGGGGTGGATCCAGCCGGAAATTTCCGAAAAGTCCCCTGGAGACCAACCCCCTCCTCTCAAAGATCATGTGGTCATTGTGGGATATGGCATCAATGGAAGAAACCTGTCCCGGGTATTAAAGGTGGTCAAAATACCGTATATCATTCTCGAGCTCAACTCAGAGGTGGTGAAGGAATACCGGGAAGTGGGGGAGCC
The window above is part of the Nitrospiria bacterium genome. Proteins encoded here:
- a CDS encoding cation:proton antiporter; this translates as MEQEFTFLTDLIVVFFFSILVVTVFQRVRQPTIIGFLVTGILIGPYGLSLVDDVRQVEVLANIGVILLLFSVGIEVSIQQVSRIRKMVFLGGGFQVGVTILLVTIIFFLLKFTFQQALFIGFLLSLSSTAIVLKILMDRGELDAPHGRFSLGILLFQDLCIVPLMLVTPLLSDFTGDGWKAIPWALGKAALLIVLTLIGARYLIPWFLFQISRTKSRETFVIGVILLCLGTAWLTSKAGLSLALGAFIAGLVISESEFRHQVLAETLPFRDGLYSLFFISVGMLMDITFLIENWAEVLLWIGLILILKTLVAGAPAFLFRYSHRIAVLMGMALAQVGEFSFVLATVGLDQGIISAQIFQTFLSASIVTMILTPILIQMGPWVAEQADRFGSARGWIQPEISEKSPGDQPPPLKDHVVIVGYGINGRNLSRVLKVVKIPYIILELNSEVVKEYREVGEPIYYGDAAREEVLKSVGLTDAKVVVFAISDPSSILQMVTLSRRLNPPIHIIVRIRYVSEMDLLFKMGANEVIPEEFETSIEIFARVLRRFGIARPIIQQQVQEIRSERYEMFRGIPQSFHALLQIPEMMGKMDIETALLPEGAFANGKTLEGISLRKKAGASVIAVVREGVVRSNPSPGFLLKSGDQLVLFGEDESMEKVIHYLNSGEIDEIEKSDTD